A window of the Natronomonas salina genome harbors these coding sequences:
- a CDS encoding DUF7127 family protein, protein MTEYTQSVRGDSDALVRRYEYDDEALFVADFGHAEGTVDLVDGTAIVVVGDEQYEFDVPATASRGIMNNGIVTVEVER, encoded by the coding sequence ATGACAGAATACACGCAGTCGGTTCGAGGCGACTCGGACGCCCTGGTGCGCCGCTACGAGTACGACGACGAGGCGCTCTTCGTCGCGGACTTCGGCCACGCCGAGGGCACCGTCGACCTCGTCGACGGCACCGCCATCGTCGTCGTCGGCGACGAGCAGTACGAGTTCGACGTCCCTGCCACGGCGTCCCGTGGTATTATGAACAACGGAATCGTCACTGTCGAGGTGGAGCGATAA
- a CDS encoding M48 family metalloprotease: MRHTGLKVRMVVAMGILFGFYALVASLFAPLVGIPVVVAGSVLFVGVQYVVGKKLALRSVGAESLSREERPEIHERVEELSAAMGIEKPALKVGRMGVPNAFAIGRRGAGTVVLSETMLAMVDEGHMSMDELEGVLAHELAHVKNRDVVLMLLGQSVASIVALTVFFVVRLVTDDIPLVGFVVAYLASIVTQMLVMVFVLAISRYREYVADEDAAEYTGDPEALASALSLIAEVGSHREAADVEGSTAAMCIFGGKRGLLSAIFATHPPMEKRIQRLADLA, from the coding sequence ATGAGACATACTGGTCTCAAAGTGCGGATGGTGGTGGCGATGGGGATCCTGTTCGGATTCTACGCCCTCGTGGCCTCGCTGTTCGCGCCGCTGGTCGGTATCCCGGTCGTGGTGGCCGGGAGCGTGCTGTTCGTCGGCGTGCAGTACGTCGTCGGGAAGAAGCTGGCCCTCCGGAGCGTCGGGGCGGAGTCCCTCTCGAGGGAGGAGCGCCCCGAGATCCACGAGCGCGTCGAGGAGCTCTCGGCGGCGATGGGGATCGAGAAGCCGGCGCTGAAGGTCGGCCGCATGGGCGTGCCGAACGCCTTCGCGATCGGGCGGCGCGGCGCGGGCACGGTCGTCCTCTCGGAGACGATGCTCGCGATGGTCGACGAAGGGCACATGTCGATGGACGAACTGGAGGGCGTCCTGGCCCACGAGCTCGCCCACGTGAAGAACCGCGACGTCGTGCTCATGCTGCTCGGGCAGTCGGTGGCCTCCATCGTCGCGCTGACCGTCTTCTTCGTCGTCCGGCTGGTGACCGACGACATCCCGCTGGTCGGGTTCGTCGTCGCCTACCTCGCCAGCATCGTCACCCAGATGCTCGTGATGGTGTTCGTCCTGGCCATCTCCCGGTACCGCGAGTACGTCGCCGACGAGGACGCCGCCGAGTACACCGGGGACCCGGAGGCGCTGGCGAGCGCGCTCTCGCTCATCGCCGAGGTCGGCTCTCACCGGGAGGCCGCCGACGTCGAAGGGTCGACCGCCGCCATGTGCATCTTCGGTGGCAAACGGGGCCTGCTCTCGGCCATTTTCGCCACCCACCCGCCGATGGAGAAGCGAATCCAGCGACTCGCCGACCTGGCCTGA
- a CDS encoding alpha/beta fold hydrolase, whose protein sequence is METVTHYGRTTAYRATDFGDGPTVCYVHGAGGSHDVWVEQYGDREGPPAVALDLSGHGDSDDVDAEAGAATLDAYADDVVAVCEATGASVLCGNSMGGAVSLWVALERDLDVEALVLADTGAKLGVEDGFLESLDRNFESAVASLQVPDTLFHEPDDDLVEVSKRGLLETGRSVTLRDFRTCNAFDVRERLGEIDAPALALCGEHDPMTPPRFHEYLAAELPDCEYVEIDDAAHMPMLERPDVFNDAVRSFLL, encoded by the coding sequence ATGGAGACGGTCACGCACTACGGGCGGACGACGGCGTACCGGGCGACCGACTTCGGCGACGGGCCGACGGTCTGCTACGTCCACGGCGCCGGCGGCAGCCACGACGTCTGGGTCGAACAGTACGGCGACCGCGAGGGGCCGCCGGCGGTCGCCCTCGACCTCTCGGGGCACGGCGACAGCGACGACGTGGACGCCGAAGCGGGTGCAGCGACTCTGGACGCCTACGCGGACGACGTCGTCGCGGTCTGCGAGGCGACGGGCGCGTCGGTCCTCTGCGGCAACTCGATGGGCGGGGCCGTCTCGCTGTGGGTCGCCCTCGAGCGGGACCTCGACGTCGAGGCGCTGGTCCTCGCCGACACCGGCGCGAAGCTCGGCGTCGAGGACGGGTTCCTCGAGTCGCTCGACCGGAACTTCGAGAGCGCCGTCGCGTCGCTGCAGGTCCCCGACACGCTGTTCCACGAGCCCGACGACGACCTCGTCGAGGTGTCGAAGCGGGGGCTCCTGGAGACCGGCCGCTCCGTCACGCTGCGGGACTTCCGGACCTGCAACGCCTTCGACGTCCGCGAGCGACTCGGCGAGATCGACGCGCCTGCGCTGGCGCTCTGCGGCGAGCACGACCCGATGACGCCGCCGAGGTTCCACGAGTACCTGGCGGCGGAACTCCCGGACTGCGAGTACGTGGAGATCGACGACGCCGCGCACATGCCGATGCTGGAGCGACCCGACGTCTTCAACGACGCCGTCCGGTCGTTCCTACTCTAG
- the priS gene encoding DNA primase small subunit PriS codes for MDGRTREYLKGRFGDHYRRTAPSPPPAANEREWGYITWSSGGTTMVRHHSYLDLVGGGDLGDFLAGERPRHVYFSAGRYDDPGAGTMGQKGWRGSDLVFDLDADHLPGVDPEADSYAEMLRECKGALLRLLDLLESDFDFDDMTVVFSGGRGYHVHVRDPGVQGLSRTARREIVDYLLGQDLEFEDIVATEAVAGSAGRSSPAQKRTLPDGGWAGRTRERLDAFVEELLAVDESEAVERLREFDGIGEGKATAALNAARNNRRELDRGNVDVHPAVYSIARHLFAEVLDDETAPIDEPVTTDINRLIRLPGSLHGGTGLAVQHIDRAAVDDFDPLVDAVPETFRNNDIAVYVREETTVELGGESFRLTEGVESVPEYAGVFAMARGHATKAGE; via the coding sequence ATGGACGGCCGCACGCGCGAGTACCTGAAGGGGCGGTTCGGCGACCACTACCGCCGGACGGCGCCGTCGCCGCCGCCCGCGGCCAACGAACGGGAGTGGGGGTACATCACCTGGAGTTCCGGGGGGACGACGATGGTCAGACACCACTCGTACCTGGACCTCGTCGGCGGCGGCGACCTCGGCGACTTCCTGGCCGGCGAACGTCCGCGCCACGTCTACTTCTCGGCGGGTCGGTACGACGACCCCGGCGCCGGGACCATGGGTCAGAAGGGGTGGCGCGGCTCCGACCTGGTCTTCGACCTCGACGCCGACCACCTGCCGGGCGTCGACCCCGAGGCGGACAGCTACGCCGAGATGCTCCGGGAGTGCAAGGGCGCGCTGTTGCGCCTGCTCGACCTCCTGGAGTCGGACTTCGACTTCGACGACATGACCGTGGTCTTCTCGGGCGGCCGGGGGTACCACGTCCACGTCCGCGACCCGGGCGTCCAGGGGTTGAGCCGGACGGCCCGCCGCGAGATCGTCGACTACCTCCTCGGACAGGACCTCGAGTTCGAGGACATCGTCGCCACCGAGGCGGTGGCGGGCAGCGCGGGCCGCTCCTCGCCGGCGCAGAAGCGGACGCTGCCGGACGGCGGCTGGGCGGGGCGGACCCGCGAGCGCCTGGATGCCTTCGTCGAGGAACTGCTCGCCGTCGACGAGTCGGAGGCGGTAGAGCGGCTCCGGGAGTTCGACGGCATCGGCGAGGGGAAGGCGACGGCGGCGCTGAACGCCGCCCGGAACAACCGCCGGGAACTGGACCGCGGGAACGTCGACGTCCACCCCGCGGTGTACAGCATCGCCCGGCACCTCTTCGCGGAGGTCCTCGACGACGAGACGGCCCCCATCGACGAGCCGGTGACGACCGACATCAACCGCCTCATCCGGCTGCCGGGGAGCCTCCACGGCGGCACCGGCCTGGCGGTCCAGCACATCGACCGGGCCGCAGTCGACGACTTCGACCCCCTCGTCGACGCCGTCCCGGAGACGTTCCGGAACAACGACATCGCGGTCTACGTTCGCGAGGAGACGACCGTCGAACTCGGGGGGGAAAGCTTTAGGCTGACGGAGGGAGTCGAGTCCGTACCAGAGTACGCGGGCGTCTTCGCGATGGCCCGCGGGCACGCGACCAAGGCAGGAGAATGA
- a CDS encoding GNAT family N-acetyltransferase yields MSVTIDSREIGTGDDEFVGQAWELKEQIRRSEGVLKQRRGFFTDAYRRSRVYALFEPGFDEESLVGFAATRRDGYILFLAVAPDYRGEGLGKRLVAMVADDHSSVTCHARATNDDALSFYEHLGFEVERRVDNYYEDNGDAYYLRLGDGGLASRLSKFMPGN; encoded by the coding sequence GTGAGTGTCACTATCGACTCCCGGGAGATAGGGACCGGCGACGACGAGTTCGTCGGGCAGGCCTGGGAACTGAAGGAGCAGATCCGCCGCTCGGAGGGTGTGCTCAAGCAGCGCCGGGGCTTCTTCACGGACGCCTACCGCCGGTCGCGGGTCTACGCCCTCTTCGAGCCGGGGTTCGACGAGGAGTCGCTCGTCGGGTTCGCCGCCACGAGGCGGGACGGCTACATCCTCTTTCTCGCCGTCGCCCCCGACTACCGCGGCGAGGGCCTCGGCAAGCGCCTCGTGGCCATGGTCGCCGACGACCACAGCTCGGTGACCTGCCACGCGCGGGCGACGAACGACGACGCGCTGTCCTTCTACGAGCACCTCGGCTTCGAGGTCGAGCGCCGCGTCGACAACTACTACGAGGACAACGGCGACGCCTACTACCTCCGGCTCGGCGACGGCGGCCTCGCCTCGAGGCTCTCGAAGTTCATGCCGGGGAACTAG
- a CDS encoding DUF502 domain-containing protein, with amino-acid sequence MPSAPADLEAAEELVADRPDPKEVVWRSLVKGVAILLPLVVTLFVVSFVLGFVFEQLAPLVGAVVGTGVTDSEALVTAITLALFLGIVLAIGFAAEFTPGDHHLNDQFDEFMASIPGIGSVYTSFNEMTELLLDSDTDSFQDVKLVEYPGEDSYVVAFKTAETPEVIARDTGNDDMITLFMPMAPNPVMGGFVIHVSRERVVDVDLTVEEGIRSIVTSGVAIGHDEETMTDVSEDRLRNLGNLDDHATVARVDGTPAPNPGAEPTDEREADAETESESGTAPDDGRDGGRR; translated from the coding sequence ATGCCGTCTGCCCCGGCCGACCTGGAGGCCGCCGAGGAACTCGTCGCCGACCGGCCGGACCCCAAGGAGGTGGTCTGGCGCTCGCTCGTCAAGGGCGTCGCCATCCTCCTCCCGCTGGTGGTCACCCTGTTCGTCGTCTCCTTCGTCCTGGGGTTCGTCTTCGAACAGCTCGCGCCCCTCGTCGGCGCCGTCGTCGGCACGGGCGTCACGGACAGCGAGGCGCTCGTGACCGCCATCACCCTCGCGCTCTTCCTGGGCATCGTCCTCGCCATCGGCTTCGCCGCGGAGTTCACGCCCGGCGACCACCACCTCAACGACCAGTTCGACGAGTTCATGGCCTCCATCCCGGGGATCGGCTCGGTGTACACGAGCTTCAACGAGATGACGGAGCTGCTGCTGGACTCCGACACCGACAGCTTCCAGGACGTGAAGCTGGTCGAGTACCCGGGCGAGGACTCCTACGTCGTCGCCTTCAAGACCGCGGAGACGCCCGAGGTCATCGCCCGCGACACCGGGAACGACGACATGATCACCCTCTTCATGCCGATGGCGCCGAACCCGGTCATGGGCGGGTTCGTCATCCACGTCTCCCGCGAGCGGGTCGTCGACGTCGACCTCACCGTCGAGGAGGGGATCCGCTCGATCGTCACCAGCGGCGTCGCCATCGGCCACGACGAGGAGACGATGACCGACGTCAGCGAGGACCGACTGCGGAACCTCGGCAACCTCGACGACCACGCCACGGTCGCCCGCGTCGACGGGACGCCCGCCCCGAACCCGGGCGCGGAGCCGACCGACGAGCGGGAGGCGGACGCGGAGACGGAGTCGGAATCGGGTACCGCACCAGACGACGGACGCGACGGCGGGCGACGATGA
- a CDS encoding archease, with protein MSFVLREHTADVAVEATADTLAETFAAVAEGLTAAHCEAVPPDVGERFELTVTAESREALLFDYLDELVYERDVRSVLPADHEVVIRGDGDGGTVEATARGVPFEAVDAREIKAVTYSEMELVETRSGWRAYVVFDV; from the coding sequence ATGAGCTTCGTCCTCCGGGAGCACACCGCCGACGTCGCCGTCGAGGCGACCGCCGACACCCTCGCGGAGACGTTCGCGGCCGTCGCCGAGGGGCTCACGGCCGCCCACTGCGAGGCCGTCCCGCCGGACGTCGGCGAGCGGTTCGAACTGACCGTCACCGCCGAGTCCCGGGAGGCGCTGCTGTTCGACTACCTCGACGAACTGGTCTACGAGCGCGACGTCCGGAGCGTCCTGCCGGCCGACCACGAGGTGGTGATCCGCGGCGACGGAGACGGGGGGACCGTCGAGGCCACGGCTCGGGGCGTCCCGTTCGAGGCCGTCGACGCCCGCGAGATAAAGGCCGTCACGTACTCCGAGATGGAACTGGTCGAGACACGGTCCGGCTGGCGCGCGTACGTCGTCTTCGACGTCTAG
- the panB gene encoding 3-methyl-2-oxobutanoate hydroxymethyltransferase, which produces MRAKDIREKAGEEPITMLTAYDAPTAELVDEAGVDAVLVGDSVGNTRLGYDSTLPVTVDEMASLTAAVARATDDALVVADMPFLSYGADEDEAVENCGRMLKEADADAIKLESGPHTVELTRRLTRLGVPVQAHLGLTPQRENETGLFRQGTDEESARRILDLAREHEAAGAFSLVLEHVPANLAASVTEALDIPTIGIGAGPDCDGQVLVVDEVIGLSERTAPFSQKFGDVRGEMREAIGDYAEAVESGEFPADEHSHHEDEVDDVY; this is translated from the coding sequence ATGCGCGCGAAGGACATCCGCGAGAAGGCCGGCGAGGAGCCGATCACGATGCTGACGGCGTACGACGCGCCCACCGCAGAACTCGTCGACGAGGCGGGCGTCGACGCCGTGCTCGTCGGCGACTCCGTCGGCAACACCCGCCTGGGCTACGACTCGACGCTGCCGGTCACCGTCGACGAGATGGCCAGCCTCACAGCGGCGGTCGCCCGGGCGACCGACGACGCCCTCGTCGTCGCGGACATGCCGTTCCTCTCCTACGGCGCCGACGAGGACGAGGCCGTCGAGAACTGCGGGCGGATGCTCAAGGAGGCCGACGCCGACGCCATCAAACTGGAGTCCGGACCGCACACCGTCGAACTGACCCGGCGGCTGACGCGGCTGGGCGTCCCGGTGCAGGCCCACCTCGGGCTCACGCCCCAGCGCGAGAACGAGACGGGGCTGTTCCGGCAGGGGACCGACGAGGAGTCCGCACGGCGCATCCTCGACCTCGCGCGCGAACACGAGGCCGCCGGCGCCTTCTCGCTCGTCCTCGAGCACGTGCCGGCCAACCTCGCCGCGTCCGTCACCGAGGCCCTCGATATCCCGACGATCGGCATCGGCGCCGGCCCGGACTGCGACGGCCAGGTGCTCGTCGTCGACGAGGTGATCGGCCTCTCCGAGCGGACCGCGCCGTTCTCGCAGAAGTTCGGGGACGTCCGCGGCGAGATGCGCGAGGCCATCGGCGACTACGCCGAGGCCGTCGAGAGCGGCGAGTTCCCCGCCGACGAGCACAGCCACCACGAGGACGAGGTCGACGACGTCTACTAG
- a CDS encoding DUF5822 domain-containing protein, whose amino-acid sequence MPKRVGTTDPEGVDYGWVMQTTFVLTIVVGAPAVALLSLLVELGSWSARANFAIRVGAVVWLCIGIPVYAYARSHSETST is encoded by the coding sequence ATGCCGAAACGCGTCGGGACGACGGACCCCGAGGGCGTCGACTACGGCTGGGTCATGCAGACGACGTTCGTCCTCACCATCGTCGTCGGCGCGCCCGCGGTCGCCCTGCTCTCCCTGCTCGTCGAGCTGGGGTCGTGGTCGGCGCGGGCGAACTTCGCGATCAGGGTCGGCGCTGTCGTCTGGCTCTGCATCGGCATCCCCGTCTACGCGTACGCGCGGAGCCACTCGGAGACGTCGACGTAG
- a CDS encoding HAD family hydrolase: protein MTGDHETLVFDLDGTLVRLVVDWDAVARDVAETLRERGVAPPEDLWGMLRTADEAGFREPVERVISEFERAGARDSERLPAADTVPDRSTGVCSLNCEDACRIALDVHDIGGIDAVVGRDTVATEKPDPQPLLETVRRLEGDPAETLFVGDSDRDRVTAERAGTGYVDVSEWLRAYA, encoded by the coding sequence ATGACCGGCGACCACGAGACCCTCGTCTTCGACCTCGACGGCACGCTCGTCAGGCTCGTCGTCGACTGGGACGCCGTCGCGAGGGACGTCGCCGAGACGCTCCGCGAGCGCGGCGTCGCGCCCCCGGAGGACCTCTGGGGGATGCTGCGGACCGCCGACGAAGCGGGGTTCCGCGAGCCGGTCGAGCGCGTCATCTCGGAGTTCGAGCGCGCCGGCGCCCGGGACTCGGAGCGGTTGCCCGCCGCCGACACCGTCCCCGACCGCTCGACGGGCGTCTGTTCGCTGAACTGCGAGGACGCCTGCCGCATCGCCCTCGACGTCCACGACATCGGGGGCATCGACGCCGTCGTCGGCCGGGACACCGTCGCGACGGAGAAACCCGACCCCCAGCCGCTGCTCGAGACGGTCCGGCGCCTGGAGGGCGACCCGGCGGAGACGCTGTTCGTCGGGGATTCCGACCGCGACCGCGTGACCGCAGAGCGGGCCGGCACCGGCTACGTCGACGTCTCCGAGTGGCTCCGCGCGTACGCGTAG
- a CDS encoding acyl-CoA dehydrogenase family protein — MDLTPEQAAIRESVREFAVEEIRPTARAADEEESFPEGVWDDLAEQELTAMTVPEEYGGLEVDGLTYALVNEEVAYGQLAVATALSVHCLATSCIAEFGSEEQKERWLPEMVEGRPVGAFALSEPHAGSNPAEMSTEARKDGDEYVIDGTKQWITNGERSGVVVLFAKTDADAPGTVTQFVVPKDVDGLEVGKKEEKLGLRASDTTTLTFDDVRIPEENRLTPVGEGLAAAFSILTGGRVAIAAQAVGLAQSALDLALEYAQEREQFDGPIADIQSVRHKLAEMHARTQAGRLLTYDAARQLDDGRPPALAASTAKYFASEAAMDVTNEAVQIHGGYGYTTDFPVERLYRDAKITTIYEGTTQIQKKVVARELLD, encoded by the coding sequence ATGGACCTGACGCCGGAACAGGCGGCCATCCGGGAGTCCGTCCGGGAGTTCGCCGTCGAGGAGATCCGTCCGACCGCGCGGGCGGCCGACGAGGAGGAGTCGTTCCCCGAGGGGGTCTGGGACGACCTCGCCGAGCAGGAGCTGACCGCGATGACCGTCCCAGAGGAGTACGGCGGCCTCGAGGTCGACGGCCTGACGTACGCGCTCGTCAACGAGGAGGTCGCCTACGGCCAACTGGCCGTCGCGACGGCCCTGTCCGTCCACTGTCTCGCCACCTCCTGCATCGCGGAGTTCGGCAGCGAGGAGCAGAAAGAGCGGTGGCTGCCGGAGATGGTCGAGGGCCGACCCGTCGGCGCGTTCGCGCTCTCGGAGCCCCACGCCGGCTCGAACCCGGCGGAGATGTCCACGGAGGCCCGGAAGGACGGCGACGAGTACGTCATCGACGGGACGAAGCAGTGGATCACGAACGGCGAGCGCTCGGGCGTCGTCGTCCTCTTCGCGAAGACCGACGCCGACGCCCCCGGCACCGTCACGCAGTTCGTCGTCCCGAAGGACGTCGACGGCCTCGAGGTCGGCAAGAAGGAGGAGAAGCTGGGCCTCCGCGCCAGCGACACGACGACGCTGACCTTCGACGACGTCCGCATCCCCGAGGAGAACCGCCTGACGCCGGTCGGCGAGGGCCTCGCCGCCGCGTTCTCGATCCTCACCGGCGGCCGGGTCGCTATCGCCGCCCAAGCCGTCGGGCTGGCCCAGTCGGCACTCGACCTCGCCCTCGAGTACGCCCAGGAGCGCGAGCAGTTCGACGGCCCCATCGCCGACATCCAGAGCGTCCGGCACAAGCTCGCGGAGATGCACGCCCGGACGCAGGCCGGTCGGCTGTTGACCTACGACGCGGCCCGCCAGCTGGACGACGGCCGGCCGCCGGCGCTGGCCGCCAGCACCGCGAAGTACTTCGCCAGCGAGGCGGCGATGGACGTCACCAACGAGGCCGTCCAGATCCACGGCGGCTACGGCTACACCACCGACTTCCCCGTCGAGCGGCTCTACCGCGACGCGAAGATCACGACCATCTACGAGGGGACGACCCAGATCCAGAAGAAGGTCGTCGCCCGCGAGTTGCTGGACTGA
- a CDS encoding alanyl-tRNA editing protein: MARSKAPDDPETLAFEATVEDGGREVVLSETYFYPEGGGQPADRGTLGGLEVLDVQTTDEGVVHVVDGAIEAGETVEGAIDPEFRRYCRRAHTASHALFGAGRRLFEDLGYGGFGITSEKVRVDLTTPTPIDDGTLVELERLVNRCVWESREVSWERLPRDEALGREDVAFNAKTEEGIAGDTVRVVEIDGWDAAACGGTHVRRTAEIGPVTILGRSNPGEGLTRIEFAVGPAAIDRRATEKAAALEAAESLDTNVGSLPGAVEGLRGKRDALVEERDALEAELLSSRVDEFAADAFERDGTTWATGVISADVNSLAERVEERPDGVDVLVLATPDGQIAVGADDGLDANDVVDEVTEEFGGGGGGSASVAQAGGLSGSGDDVVAFLRTD, translated from the coding sequence ATGGCTCGATCGAAGGCTCCGGACGACCCCGAGACGCTCGCCTTCGAGGCGACCGTCGAGGACGGCGGCAGGGAGGTCGTCCTCTCGGAGACGTACTTCTACCCGGAGGGCGGCGGCCAGCCGGCCGACCGCGGCACGCTCGGCGGACTCGAGGTCCTCGACGTCCAGACGACCGACGAGGGCGTCGTCCACGTCGTCGACGGGGCGATCGAAGCCGGCGAGACGGTCGAGGGAGCGATCGACCCCGAGTTCCGGCGGTACTGCAGGCGCGCCCACACCGCCAGCCACGCGCTGTTCGGCGCCGGCCGGCGCCTGTTCGAGGACCTCGGCTACGGCGGCTTCGGCATCACATCGGAGAAGGTCCGCGTCGACCTCACGACGCCGACGCCGATCGACGACGGGACGCTGGTCGAACTCGAGCGGCTGGTGAACCGCTGCGTCTGGGAGTCCCGCGAGGTGTCGTGGGAGCGGCTCCCCCGCGACGAGGCCCTCGGCCGCGAGGACGTCGCGTTCAACGCGAAGACCGAGGAGGGCATCGCCGGCGACACCGTCCGCGTCGTCGAGATAGACGGCTGGGACGCGGCGGCCTGCGGCGGCACGCACGTCCGGCGGACCGCCGAGATCGGCCCCGTGACGATACTCGGGCGGTCGAACCCCGGCGAGGGGCTGACCCGGATCGAGTTCGCCGTCGGACCGGCGGCCATCGACCGCCGTGCAACCGAGAAGGCGGCGGCCCTCGAGGCGGCGGAGAGCCTGGATACGAACGTCGGGTCGCTGCCCGGGGCCGTCGAGGGACTCCGCGGGAAGCGCGACGCCCTGGTGGAGGAACGCGACGCGCTGGAGGCGGAGCTCCTCTCGAGCCGCGTCGACGAGTTCGCCGCCGACGCCTTCGAGCGCGACGGGACGACCTGGGCAACGGGCGTGATCAGCGCCGACGTGAACTCGCTGGCCGAGCGGGTCGAGGAGCGACCCGATGGCGTGGACGTGCTGGTCCTCGCGACCCCAGACGGCCAGATCGCCGTGGGTGCGGACGACGGACTCGACGCCAACGATGTGGTCGACGAGGTGACAGAGGAGTTCGGGGGCGGTGGCGGCGGCTCGGCGTCGGTCGCCCAGGCCGGCGGCCTGTCCGGCTCCGGCGACGACGTGGTTGCCTTCCTCCGGACGGACTGA
- a CDS encoding multiprotein-bridging factor 1 family protein, with product MAKYSTGGVGGDSSGACELCGAEDRDLKSATVAGAKLDVCKECAKHGEADSGGGGSERNRDRDEPNRRKKAAQNVAKLDDARKADTDFEEGTDYEDDPLPYLVRGYGDRVEEARQDAGLQTEELAEELDVDEDDVVAVEQGRAARAGVGGSVVEALEERLGVELVDE from the coding sequence ATGGCGAAGTACTCGACCGGCGGAGTCGGGGGCGACTCCAGCGGCGCTTGCGAGCTCTGCGGCGCCGAGGACCGCGACCTCAAGTCCGCGACCGTCGCCGGCGCGAAACTGGACGTCTGCAAGGAGTGCGCCAAGCACGGCGAGGCCGACTCGGGCGGTGGCGGCTCGGAGCGGAACCGGGACCGCGACGAGCCCAACCGGCGGAAGAAGGCCGCACAGAACGTCGCAAAGCTCGACGACGCCCGGAAGGCCGACACGGACTTCGAGGAGGGGACCGACTACGAGGACGACCCGCTGCCGTACCTCGTCCGCGGCTACGGCGACAGGGTGGAGGAAGCCCGCCAGGACGCCGGCCTCCAGACCGAGGAGCTGGCCGAGGAACTGGACGTCGACGAGGACGACGTCGTCGCCGTCGAGCAGGGCCGCGCGGCCCGCGCGGGCGTCGGCGGGTCGGTCGTCGAGGCCCTCGAGGAGCGACTCGGCGTCGAACTCGTCGACGAGTAG
- a CDS encoding antibiotic biosynthesis monooxygenase family protein — protein MYLVTFRLAPGEYDAEFHELNDAIQAAAEDTEGYLGKRTWHAPESEEVLVVYYWESLDALDSFGEDSDHERAKQRWTEWYDAYEVTITEVVEAYGSGFGDDADPPV, from the coding sequence ATGTATCTCGTCACGTTCCGGCTCGCCCCGGGGGAGTACGACGCGGAGTTTCACGAGTTGAACGACGCGATACAGGCGGCTGCCGAGGACACGGAGGGATATCTGGGCAAGCGGACGTGGCACGCCCCGGAGAGTGAGGAGGTTCTCGTCGTGTACTACTGGGAGTCGCTGGACGCACTGGACTCCTTCGGGGAGGACTCTGACCACGAACGGGCGAAACAACGGTGGACAGAGTGGTACGACGCGTACGAAGTCACTATTACAGAAGTTGTCGAGGCATACGGGAGCGGGTTCGGGGACGATGCAGACCCACCTGTATAG